In Trichomycterus rosablanca isolate fTriRos1 chromosome 20, fTriRos1.hap1, whole genome shotgun sequence, one DNA window encodes the following:
- the esamb gene encoding endothelial cell-selective adhesion molecule codes for MLQSVFVAGDSQRIEMPRKDIEAIRGQMVLLEAWYTPTSDIEKNTVSWNFMANDPKQIISYSSGQIGSHEFRKRVGFAVPMPSTNLSIYINNTQESDSGRYLCNVIIPGAPGLSGELWLNVKIPPSTPVCSMTGDPVLRGNVTFSCKSSHGKPEPQYKWTKAAPASEVFFSPVQKWRSCPQPMLVLGYLDERQGTLRLNNLTKNMSGKYVCKASNTAGSESCHINLEVSTPSNAWMIAGVTVGSVVGLVALVLLLLFILRRNCDTEEEMANEIKEDAQAPKRVSWAKSGTGSDIMSKNGTLSSIVTGPPPQDPRHTPNNNYSYSTGVCNSSTVPVAPVSTQLCPAEPNPLHGLPGYNVSKIPVHSHHHQALSSDNNNTLRTEGAQPQVPRPIPMPVRSVTIVGAVPVMVPTPNQAGSLV; via the exons ATGCTCCAATCTGTTTTTGTTGCAGGTGATTCCCAGCGAATCGAGATGCCGAGAAAAGACATTGAAGCTATTAGGGGCCAAATGGTTCTTCTAGAGGCTTGGTACACTCCCACATCCGACATCGAGAAAAACACTGTCAGCTGGAACTTCATGGCTAATGACCCCAAACAA ATCATCTCCTACTCCTCAGGCCAGATAGGGAGTCATGAATTTAGAAAGCGGGTTGGCTTCGCTGTGCCCATGCCCTCCACCAACCTGTCGATCTACATCAACAACACTCAGGAGTCCGATTCAGGCCGCTACCTCTGCAACGTTATAATTCCTGGAGCACCCGGCCTGTCTGGAGAGCTGTGGCTTAACGTCAAGA TTCCACCCTCCACCCCAGTGTGCTCTATGACTGGGGATCCTGTGCTGAGGGGAAATGTGACATTCAGCTGTAAGTCCAGCCACGGCAAACCTGAACCTCAGTACAAGTGGACCAAGGCTGCTCCTGCCTCAGAGGTCTTCTTTTCTCCAGTGCAGA AGTGGAGGTCATGTCCTCAGCCGATGCTTGTTCTTGGCTACTTGG ATGAAAGACAGGGCACCCTCAGATTGAACAACCTGACCAAAAACATGTCTGGCAAATATGTATGCAAGGCAAGCAACACAGCCGGGAGCGAGAGCTGCCACATCAACTTAGAAGTGTCCACCC CAAGCAATGCGTGGATGATAGCCGGAGTTACTGTGGGttcggtggtggggcttgtggCTCTGGTCCTCTTACTGCTCTTCATCCTCAGAAGGAACTGTGACACAGAAGAGGAAATGGCCAACGAAATCAA GGAGGACGCTCAGGCTCCGAAGCGGGTTTCTTGGGCGAAGAGTGGCACCGGATCAGACATCATGTCTAAGAATGGAACTCTGTCCTCTATAGTCACCGGCCCTCCTCCACAGGATCCGCGGCACACACCAAACAACAACTACTCATATTCCACTGGGGTCTGTAACTCATCCACTGTCCCTGTAGCACCTGTAAGCACCCAGCTCTGCCCAGCGGAGCCCAATCCACTGCATGGACTGCCTGGGTACAACGTCAGCAAAATACCCGTCCATTCCCATCATCACCAAGCTCTGAGCTCAGACAACAACAACACACTCAGGACTGAAGGTGCTCAGCCTCAGGTCCCACGCCCCATCCCCATGCCTGTCAGATCAGTGACAATCGTGGGCGCTGTGCCAGTAATGGTGCCCACTCCGAACCAGGCCGGCTCTCTTGTGTAG
- the LOC134334794 gene encoding V-set and immunoglobulin domain-containing protein 2-like has translation MAYSHTVFLFWILTFCFGEVLSWDAVVVKSSVFARSGSSAELSCHYSTHVSEGFTLEWRYAAPGTPAVQAKRVMYYNGKLYWVNSWESRMALVQNPPVAKDASVKFFNVQPDDSGLYICDITNPNDWSGSGQGLINLTVLVPPSVPACQLSGNTYVGNDITLTCQSSQGVPLPIYSWSREKDTAPLPPNNIVEDQRTGSLHLFNLSVAFTGTYTCTASNDLGQAACSISVKVANSNSAAVVGWVLMGVFLVVLLIAAVAASVFCYRKRAHRSTKNISETNLSPLGRSQSKGPLLSAHFEGDQSPQLRVSHFSPLV, from the exons ATGGCTTACAGTCACACCGTATTCCTTTTTTGGATTTTAACCTTTTGCTTTG GTGAGGTCCTGTCCTGGGACGCAGTGGTGGTAAAGAGCTCAGTGTTTGCCCGCTCCGGCTCCTCAGCTGAGCTTTCCTGCCATTACAGCACCCATGTCTCTGAGGGTTTCACTCTGGAGTGGCGTTACGCCGCCCCAGGAACCCCTGCCGTCCAAGCGAAAAGG GTAATGTACTACAATGGGAAACTCTACTGGGTGAACTCATGGGAAAGCAGAATGGCTTTAGTCCAGAACCCACCAGTTGCCAAAGATGCTTCTGTGAAGTTCTTTAACGTCCAGCCTGATGACAGTGGACTATATATATGTGACATTACAAATCCAAACGACTGGTCTGGAAGTGGACAGGGTCTGATCAACCTGACTGTACTAG TGCCTCCATCTGTGCCTGCTTGTCAGCTAAGTGGCAACACCTATGTGGGGAATGACATCACTCTTACATGTCAAAGCTCCCAGGGAGTTCCTTTACCCATCTATTCCTGGAGCAGAGAAAAGGACACAGCACCTCTGCCCCCCAACAACATTGTGGAAG ATCAGCGTACTGGCTCTCTTCATTTGTTTAACTTATCTGTTGCCTTTACTGGGACATACACTTGCACAGCGTCCAATGATCTGGGTCAAGCCGCATGCAGCATATCTGTAAAAGTGGCCA ATAGCAACAGCGCAGCAGTGGTGGGTTGGGTGCTGATGGGAGTGTTTCTTGTCGTCCTGCTGATCGCAGCTGTGGCCGCGTCTGTCTTCTGCTACAGGAAGAGGGCTCACCGCAGCACAAAGAACATcag TGAGACGAATTTAAGTCCTTTAGGAAGGTCCCAGTCGAAGGGTCCTCTGCTTTCTGCTCACTTCGAGGGTGATCAGTCTCCACAGCTTCGAGTCTCCCACTTCAGTCCTCTGGTATAA
- the acad8 gene encoding isobutyryl-CoA dehydrogenase, mitochondrial gives MAATSALSRLVRYGACNINRSKALIFNRVQRRGIAACIDPSVGLTDEQKEFQKVAFDFAANEMAPHMEEWDQKEMFPVETMRKAARLGFGGIYVRPEVGGSGLSRLDTSIIFEALSTGCVSTTAYMSIHNMCVWMIDTFGNTEQREKYCPDLCSMEKFASYCLTEPGSGSDAASLLTSAKLQGDHYILNGSKAFISGGGDTDVYVVMCRTGEKGAKGISCLVMEKGTPGLSFGKKEKKVGWNSQPTRAVIFEDCAVPVTNRLGSEGEGFNIAMKGLNGGRINIASCSLGAAHASVQLTRDHLLVRKQFGQPLANSQFLQFKLAEMATKLVASRLMVRQAALALQENRPDAVSLCSMAKLFATDECFTVCNQALQMHGGYGYLKDYAVQQFVRDVRVHQILEGTNEVMRMIIARSLLTES, from the exons ATGGCAGCGACCTCAGCTCTATCCAGGCTAGTCCGATATGGTGCATGTAACATAAACAGGagtaaagctttaatatttaaccGTGTACAGAGAAGAGGGATAGCGGCGTGTATCGATC CTTCAGTAGGTCTCACAGATGAGCAAAAAGAATTTCAGAAGGTGGCCTTTGATTTTGCTGCCAATGAAATGGCACCACACATGgaagaatgggaccaaaaa gaaaTGTTTCCTGTGGAGACCATGAGAAAAGCAGCTCGGCTGGGATTCGGAGGGATTTACGTGCGACCTGAGGTTGGGGGCTCGGGCTTGTCTCGTTTAGACACTTCCATCATCTTTGAAGCTTTATCCACAGGATGTGTGAGCACGACGGCCTACATGAGCATCCACAA TATGTGTGTCTGGATGATTGACACTTTTGGTAATACTGAGCAGAGAGAGAAGTACTGTCCTGATCTTTGTTCCATGGAGAAGTTTGCCTCTTACTGTCTGACAGAGCCTG GTAGCGGAAGTGATGCAGCGTCACTTTTAACCAGCGCGAAGCTACAGGGAGACCATTACATCTTAAACGGCTCTAAG gccttcatcagtggagGAGGAGATACAGATGTGTATGTGGTGATGTGCCGTACTGGTGAGAAAGGCGCCAAAGGAATCTCCTGTCTGGTCATGGAGAAAGGAACTCCAGGACTTAGTTTCGGCAAAAAGGAGAAGAAG GTGGGTTGGAACTCGCAGCCAACCAGAGCAGTGATCTTCGAGGACTGTGCAGTTCCGGTGACTAACCGACTGGGCTCGGAAGGAGAGGGATTTAACATCGCCATGAAAGGTCTGAATGGAGGCAGAATAAACATTG CTTCCTGTTCTCTCGGAGCTGCTCATGCATCTGTTCAGCTGACCCGAGATCATCTACTGGTCCGCAAACAGTTCGGACAACCTCTTGCAAACAGCCAG TTCTTGCAGTTCAAGTTGGCTGAGATGGCCACAAAACTGGTAGCGTCTCGGCTGATGGTACGCCAGGCGGCCTTGGCTCTGCAGGAGAACAGACCAGATGCGGTGTCGCTCTGCTCCATGGCTAAACTCTTTGCTACTGATGAGTGCTTCACA GTTTGTAACCAGGCTTTACAGATGCACGGTGGATATGGGTACCTGAAGGACTACGCAGTACAGCAGTTTGTCCGAGATGTCCGAGTGCATCAGATATTAGAAg GTACTAATGAAGTAATGAGGATGATCATTGCCAGAAGTTTATTGACAGAGTCATGA
- the thyn1 gene encoding thymocyte nuclear protein 1 — MAPKKKARVAAKSGQKPKVSGDSAKGAANQDGSLKRKTTESAKEKKPASGSSDAVFTHWLMKSEPESRIQKGVDVKFGIEDLKALPKQTGCWDGVRNYQARNFMRDMKVGQQAFFYHSNCKEPGIAGIIKIVKEAYVDHTQFDKNDVHYDPSSKPENPKWSMVDVQFERMTKRFIPLAELKKYHLKHKSSDGPLRNMALFTRARLSVQPLTAEEFDFVLSLEDADPI; from the exons ATGGCACCCAAGAAAAAGGCTCGAGTTGCAGCGAAATCCGGTCAGAAAC CTAAGGTCTCTGGAGATTCGGCTAAGGGTGCTGCCAATCAGGATGGAAGTCTTAAAAGAAAGACAACAGAATCTGCAAAAGAGAAAAAACCTGCTAGCGGTTCATCAGACGCGGTGTTCACTCACTGGTTGATGAAGTCTGAACCTGAGAGTCGCATTCAGAAAGGAGTGGATGTGAAG TTCGGAATTGAGGACCTTAAAGCTCTTCCCAAGCAAACTGGATGCTGGGATGGAGTACGAAATTATCAG GCCCGGAACTTTATGCGTGATATGAAAGTGGGCCAGCAGGCTTTTTTCTACCACAGCAACTGTAAAGAACCTGGCATAGCTGGCATCATAAAG ATAGTGAAGGAGGCGTATGTCGACCATACACAGTTCGACAAGAATGATGTGCATTATGATCCATCCAGCAAACCTGAGAACCCTAAGTGGAGCATG GTGGATGTCCAGTTCGAGAGGATGACCAAGCGCTTCATTCCATTGGCTGAGCTGAAGAAATACCACCTGAAGCACAAGAGCAGTGATGGGCCTCTCAGAAACATGGCCCTGTTCACCAGAGCTCGACTTTCAGTTCAACCCTTAACTGCAG AGGAATTTGACTTTGTCTTGAGTCTGGAGGATGCGGATCCAATATAA